The following proteins come from a genomic window of Myroides odoratus DSM 2801:
- a CDS encoding amidophosphoribosyltransferase has product MSDALQHECGIAFLRLKKPLSYYKEKYGSAFYPIQKMYLLLEKQHNRGQDGAGLASIKLDMEPGERYISRVRSNKAQPIQDIFAQINGRINAEMEEHPEYADSAELQKKHIPYLGEVFLGHVRYGTFGKNSIESVHPFLRQNNWMHRNLIVAGNFNLTNVRELFDDLVRLGQHPKEMSDTITVMEKIGHFLDDEIDDLYYKIKQEGFSKKTASPIIGERLDIARILRRASKNWDGGFTMAGMLGHGDAFVFRDPAGIRPAFYYENDEIVVVASERPVIQTALNVPFEDIKELTPGQAIIVKKDASVHFEQILEPLPLKACSFERVYFSRGNDADIYQERKDLGKFIFPQVLDIIENDTDNSVFSYIPNTSETSFFGMIEGAQDFLNQRKISDILKNKEALSEAKLQEILSVKLRTEKIAIKDAKLRTFITDDSSRDDLVAHVYDVTYGVIKPTDNLVIIDDSIVRGTTLKKSIIRMLDRLNPKRIVVVSAAPQVRYPDCYGIDMAKLEGLIAFQAVIEMLKERNMYHIVEEVYQKSKAQVGLKDDEVINYVKEIYAPFTDEEVSAKIAEMVTEEGTKSEIKIVFQSIENLHKACPKNLGDWYFTGDYPTKGGNRVVNRAFINYYEGRDEKPY; this is encoded by the coding sequence ATGAGCGACGCACTACAACACGAATGTGGAATTGCTTTTTTACGATTAAAAAAGCCTCTATCCTATTATAAAGAAAAATATGGGAGTGCATTTTATCCGATTCAAAAAATGTACTTGTTATTAGAAAAACAACATAATAGAGGACAAGATGGAGCTGGTTTAGCGAGTATTAAACTCGATATGGAACCAGGAGAACGCTATATTAGTCGTGTGCGTTCAAATAAAGCACAGCCGATTCAAGATATTTTTGCCCAAATCAATGGACGCATTAATGCAGAAATGGAAGAACACCCAGAATATGCGGATAGCGCTGAATTGCAAAAAAAACACATCCCTTATTTAGGAGAAGTGTTCTTAGGTCACGTGCGTTATGGAACTTTTGGAAAAAATAGCATCGAAAGCGTTCATCCTTTTTTACGTCAAAATAATTGGATGCACAGAAACTTAATCGTTGCCGGAAACTTCAATCTAACCAATGTTAGAGAGTTGTTTGACGATTTAGTGCGCTTGGGTCAACATCCAAAAGAAATGTCAGATACCATTACTGTAATGGAGAAAATCGGCCATTTCTTAGATGATGAAATTGATGATTTATACTACAAAATAAAACAAGAAGGATTCTCGAAAAAAACAGCTTCGCCGATTATTGGTGAGCGTTTGGATATTGCTCGTATCTTGAGAAGAGCTTCTAAAAACTGGGACGGTGGATTTACAATGGCTGGAATGTTAGGTCATGGAGATGCTTTTGTATTCAGAGATCCAGCGGGTATTCGCCCTGCATTCTACTATGAAAATGATGAAATCGTTGTCGTAGCAAGTGAGCGTCCTGTTATTCAAACGGCGTTGAATGTGCCTTTTGAAGACATCAAAGAATTAACACCAGGTCAGGCAATTATCGTGAAGAAAGATGCAAGTGTACACTTTGAGCAAATCTTAGAGCCACTTCCATTGAAAGCGTGTTCATTCGAACGCGTGTATTTTTCAAGAGGAAATGATGCGGATATTTACCAAGAGCGCAAAGACTTAGGAAAGTTTATCTTCCCTCAAGTACTAGATATTATTGAAAACGATACCGATAATTCAGTATTCTCTTATATTCCAAATACATCAGAAACATCGTTCTTCGGAATGATTGAAGGTGCACAAGATTTCTTGAATCAACGCAAGATTTCGGATATCTTAAAGAACAAAGAGGCGTTATCTGAAGCGAAACTACAAGAGATTTTATCTGTTAAGTTGCGCACAGAGAAGATTGCAATTAAAGATGCAAAATTGCGTACGTTTATTACAGATGATAGCAGTCGTGATGATTTAGTAGCACACGTATACGACGTAACCTATGGGGTGATTAAACCAACGGATAACTTGGTGATTATCGACGATAGTATTGTACGTGGTACGACGTTGAAGAAAAGTATCATCCGCATGTTGGATCGTTTGAATCCGAAGCGTATTGTAGTTGTTTCTGCAGCACCACAAGTGCGTTACCCAGATTGCTACGGAATTGATATGGCGAAATTAGAAGGGTTAATCGCGTTCCAAGCAGTAATTGAAATGCTAAAAGAACGCAATATGTATCACATCGTAGAAGAAGTATACCAAAAATCAAAAGCACAAGTAGGCTTAAAAGATGACGAGGTGATCAACTACGTAAAAGAGATTTACGCGCCATTTACAGATGAGGAAGTTTCAGCTAAGATTGCAGAGATGGTAACAGAAGAAGGTACTAAATCAGAAATCAAAATCGTATTCCAATCGATTGAGAACCTACACAAAGCGTGTCCGAAAAACTTAGGGGATTGGTATTTCACCGGAGACTATCCTACAAAAGGAGGAAATCGCGTAGTAAACCGCGCTTTCATCAACTATTACGAAGGTAGAGACGAGAAACCGTATTAA
- a CDS encoding PfkB family carbohydrate kinase codes for MNKLLIVGTVAFDSIETPFGKTDKVLGGAATYIGLSASHFDVETAIVSVVGDDFPKEYIALLESKNINTTGIEVVPGGKTFFWSGRYHNDLNARDTLDTQLNVLENFNPVVPADFKNADVVMLGNLHPAIQQSVLDQLEQKPKLVVLDTMNFWMNCALDELKSVLKHVDVITINDEEARQLSGEYSLVKAAEVIHEMGPQYVVIKKGEHGALLFSGKDVFFAPALPLKEVFDPTGAGDTFAGGFAGYLTERGSISFQCMKNAIIFGSNLASFCVEEFGTQRMEQLEEAEMKKRLMQFKMLTQFDIELK; via the coding sequence ATGAACAAGTTATTGATCGTCGGAACGGTGGCGTTTGACAGTATAGAAACACCATTCGGGAAAACGGACAAAGTATTAGGAGGTGCAGCTACATATATAGGACTATCTGCTTCGCATTTTGATGTTGAAACAGCTATCGTTTCTGTTGTAGGGGATGACTTTCCTAAAGAATACATAGCATTACTAGAAAGTAAGAATATCAATACAACAGGTATTGAAGTAGTTCCAGGCGGTAAAACCTTCTTTTGGAGTGGTAGATACCACAACGATTTGAACGCAAGGGATACATTAGACACACAGCTTAATGTGTTGGAGAATTTCAATCCTGTCGTTCCCGCTGATTTTAAAAATGCCGATGTTGTGATGTTGGGGAATTTACATCCCGCTATTCAGCAATCTGTATTGGATCAATTGGAACAAAAACCGAAACTAGTGGTGTTAGATACCATGAATTTTTGGATGAATTGTGCGTTAGACGAACTCAAATCCGTTTTGAAACACGTCGACGTAATCACAATTAACGATGAAGAGGCACGTCAACTTTCTGGAGAATATTCTTTGGTAAAGGCGGCTGAAGTGATTCATGAAATGGGACCTCAATATGTCGTAATTAAAAAAGGAGAACATGGCGCCTTGTTGTTTTCAGGGAAAGATGTTTTCTTTGCTCCAGCATTACCGCTAAAAGAAGTATTCGATCCAACCGGAGCAGGAGATACTTTCGCAGGTGGATTTGCCGGGTACTTAACAGAAAGAGGAAGTATATCCTTTCAATGTATGAAGAACGCAATTATTTTTGGATCTAATTTAGCCTCCTTCTGTGTAGAAGAATTCGGAACACAACGTATGGAGCAGTTAGAAGAAGCCGAAATGAAAAAAAGATTAATGCAATTTAAAATGTTAACACAGTTCGACATTGAACTCAAATAA
- a CDS encoding energy transducer TonB, with amino-acid sequence MKISIVLIVTSLLLLGVQQGFAQKNRGEKLESEIACSIFAVPAEYPGGMANFIQEFKSRFIFSEEALEENVFQLILQFTVEDQGRVTDIKILRDPGFGIGTEAVRVLGRMSKWKPAIENDKKIESTFTLPLTLKKFESADFLVDTLAYKGVKAFYAQAYYEAGVLVFEKQFIQAYERMKDPLVLAEMKNIDVQFIVEVDGSVSQVKVRNTSNEEVRNVVERIVKGLGKWRPAKVNSTAVRSYYEKQLFL; translated from the coding sequence ATGAAAATAAGTATTGTTTTGATTGTAACTAGTTTACTGTTGCTAGGTGTTCAACAAGGGTTTGCTCAGAAGAATAGAGGAGAGAAGCTTGAATCTGAAATAGCTTGTAGTATTTTTGCCGTGCCAGCTGAATATCCAGGTGGGATGGCCAATTTTATTCAGGAATTCAAATCGAGATTCATTTTCTCAGAGGAGGCACTTGAAGAAAACGTTTTTCAATTGATTTTACAGTTTACTGTTGAAGATCAAGGGAGAGTAACAGATATTAAAATATTAAGAGATCCTGGTTTTGGGATTGGAACTGAAGCAGTACGTGTCTTAGGAAGGATGTCAAAATGGAAACCCGCAATTGAAAATGATAAAAAAATAGAAAGTACATTTACTTTGCCTTTGACGTTAAAAAAGTTTGAAAGTGCTGATTTTCTTGTTGATACTCTTGCCTATAAAGGAGTAAAAGCTTTTTATGCTCAAGCTTATTATGAAGCGGGTGTATTGGTTTTTGAAAAACAGTTTATACAAGCTTATGAAAGAATGAAAGACCCATTAGTTTTGGCTGAAATGAAAAATATTGATGTCCAATTTATTGTGGAAGTGGATGGTTCTGTGAGTCAGGTAAAAGTGCGTAATACATCGAATGAAGAGGTGAGAAATGTAGTAGAACGCATCGTAAAAGGACTTGGTAAATGGAGACCCGCTAAGGTAAATAGTACGGCGGTGCGTAGTTATTATGAAAAGCAATTGTTTTTGTGA